The following coding sequences lie in one Klebsiella huaxiensis genomic window:
- a CDS encoding ABC transporter permease subunit produces MVATILTDNLTPSRRIRWPGLALVATLPLLLFLLLFFVWPIAGLLKQGFLAQGHFSLENYLHLWDTPIYRIVLENTFVIAMAVTIGCIVMSYPLAWLMASVRPAMAKLLFFAVLLPFWSSALVRTSAWIALLQQNGPLNNLLMTLQITSQPVAFLYNFTGVLIGMVHVLMPFVVLPLYASFRSLDSSLLQAAQSLGADSLSVFTRIILPLTRPGVVAGAVIVFMNAVGYYITPSLMGGPEQRMVAELISHNITDELNWGIAAALACVLLITTLVALWLFNRLFGLDKLMGGSSGKGSQSVVVTQRSGGGRISAGAGVLVALFLILPIVVVIPMSFGTASFPTFPPAEYGVRWYVNFFTDRKWMLALGESVRIGLIVTILSMVLGATAAMGIHKLRSPRKSWLETLFIVPMSVPAIITAVSLYYLCGPLGLINNSVALILGHTVLATPYTFITLRAALKGFDPSLELAAYSLGAKPWQMFRRVMLPLLLPGMIGGAVFAFVTSFDDVVMSLFLTTIRNRTLPKLMYEGLAFDFDPTVISASCVLIAATAGILILQSLVKRNGGKHASNAG; encoded by the coding sequence ATGGTGGCAACGATATTGACCGACAACCTTACCCCATCCCGGCGGATCCGATGGCCCGGGCTGGCCCTCGTGGCGACGCTACCGTTGCTGCTTTTTTTACTCCTGTTTTTTGTCTGGCCGATTGCCGGACTGCTTAAACAAGGTTTCCTGGCACAGGGGCACTTTAGTCTCGAAAACTATCTCCACCTGTGGGATACGCCCATTTATCGCATCGTGCTGGAAAATACCTTTGTTATCGCCATGGCGGTGACGATCGGCTGCATTGTGATGAGCTACCCGCTGGCTTGGCTGATGGCCTCGGTGCGTCCGGCGATGGCGAAGCTGCTGTTCTTTGCCGTTCTGCTTCCGTTCTGGTCCAGCGCTCTGGTGCGCACCTCGGCGTGGATAGCATTGTTGCAGCAAAACGGCCCGCTGAATAATCTGTTGATGACCCTGCAAATTACTTCACAGCCGGTGGCATTTCTCTATAACTTTACCGGCGTGCTGATTGGTATGGTTCATGTTTTGATGCCCTTCGTGGTGCTGCCGCTTTACGCCTCATTCCGTTCGCTGGACAGCTCATTGCTGCAGGCGGCGCAAAGTTTAGGCGCGGATTCGCTAAGCGTATTTACCCGCATCATCCTGCCGCTGACGCGTCCAGGCGTTGTCGCGGGTGCGGTCATCGTATTTATGAACGCCGTCGGTTACTACATCACGCCGTCGCTGATGGGCGGACCGGAACAGCGCATGGTTGCGGAGCTTATTTCGCATAATATTACCGACGAGCTGAACTGGGGGATCGCCGCCGCGCTGGCCTGCGTATTGCTGATCACCACGCTGGTCGCGCTATGGCTGTTTAATCGCCTGTTTGGTCTCGATAAGCTGATGGGGGGTTCCAGCGGTAAAGGGAGCCAGTCAGTTGTCGTGACGCAGCGCAGCGGCGGTGGGCGTATTAGCGCAGGCGCAGGCGTGCTGGTGGCGTTATTTCTTATCCTGCCGATTGTTGTCGTTATTCCAATGAGTTTCGGTACCGCCAGCTTCCCTACGTTTCCCCCTGCTGAATACGGCGTACGCTGGTACGTGAACTTTTTTACCGACCGTAAATGGATGCTGGCGCTGGGCGAGAGCGTGCGGATTGGGCTGATTGTCACTATTTTATCGATGGTGCTGGGGGCGACCGCCGCGATGGGGATCCATAAACTCCGTTCGCCGCGCAAAAGCTGGTTGGAAACGTTGTTTATCGTTCCCATGTCGGTGCCAGCCATTATTACTGCCGTCTCGCTTTATTATTTGTGCGGACCATTAGGACTGATCAACAACTCGGTGGCGCTGATCCTCGGCCATACCGTTCTGGCTACCCCTTATACCTTTATTACGCTACGTGCAGCGCTCAAAGGATTCGATCCCAGCCTTGAGCTGGCGGCCTATAGCCTCGGGGCCAAACCCTGGCAGATGTTTCGTCGCGTGATGTTGCCGCTTCTGCTCCCCGGCATGATTGGCGGGGCAGTGTTTGCCTTCGTAACCTCATTTGACGACGTTGTGATGTCGCTATTTCTCACCACTATCCGTAATCGAACCTTGCCGAAACTGATGTATGAAGGACTGGCGTTCGATTTTGACCCGACGGTGATTTCGGCTTCCTGCGTACTGATCGCGGCGACGGCGGGGATCCTGATTTTGCAGAGCCTGGTAAAACGTAATGGAGGCAAACATGCGTCAAATGCAGGGTAA
- a CDS encoding ABC transporter ATP-binding protein, whose protein sequence is MRQMQGKDVTLNAIRKTYGSTVALPRIDLQVARGEFCTLLGASGSGKTTLLKVIAGFERPDSGSVQIAGKDVTREPISDRNIGMVFQNYALFPHMSVFENVAFPLRMRRLAKVDIERRVGEALALVSLDTFRKRLPGELSGGQQQRAALARALVFNPDILLMDEPLGALDKNLRQSIQIQIKQLHQELGLTVVFVTHDQEEAMNLSDRIIIMDKGEIVGDGSPQTLYRQPDSRFVAGFLGECNFIPGERDGTLGIRPEHMLVGRASEKAARRYQGNIVMATFCGLHWKLLIEYQGQMVVAYAPVDLPPEDRHSGQTISFGFQPELAMTFRESA, encoded by the coding sequence ATGCGTCAAATGCAGGGTAAAGATGTCACTCTTAACGCCATTCGCAAAACCTACGGTTCCACGGTCGCGCTGCCGCGTATCGATCTTCAGGTGGCGCGCGGCGAGTTCTGTACGCTACTGGGGGCTTCCGGCTCCGGGAAAACGACGCTGCTGAAAGTGATTGCCGGGTTTGAACGCCCTGATAGTGGCAGCGTTCAGATTGCTGGTAAGGATGTGACTCGCGAGCCAATTTCTGACCGCAACATCGGCATGGTGTTCCAGAACTATGCGCTTTTTCCGCATATGTCCGTATTTGAGAACGTCGCCTTTCCATTACGTATGCGCCGCCTGGCGAAGGTCGATATTGAACGGCGGGTTGGTGAGGCGCTGGCGCTGGTCAGTCTTGACACGTTTCGTAAACGCCTGCCCGGAGAACTCTCCGGTGGCCAGCAGCAGCGCGCCGCGTTGGCCAGGGCGCTGGTGTTCAATCCGGATATTTTGCTGATGGATGAACCGCTTGGCGCGCTGGATAAAAATTTGCGTCAGTCGATTCAGATTCAGATTAAGCAGTTGCATCAGGAACTGGGCCTGACGGTGGTCTTTGTCACTCACGATCAGGAAGAAGCGATGAATCTCTCCGATCGGATAATCATTATGGATAAAGGGGAGATTGTTGGCGATGGTTCTCCGCAGACCCTTTATCGCCAGCCTGATAGCCGCTTTGTCGCCGGTTTTCTCGGCGAGTGTAATTTCATTCCCGGCGAGCGTGACGGTACGCTGGGCATCCGGCCCGAGCATATGCTGGTTGGCCGCGCCAGCGAGAAGGCGGCCCGACGCTATCAGGGCAACATTGTGATGGCCACCTTTTGCGGTCTGCACTGGAAGCTATTGATTGAGTATCAGGGGCAGATGGTGGTGGCCTACGCGCCGGTCGATCTCCCGCCTGAGGATCGCCATTCTGGCCAGACCATCAGCTTTGGCTTTCAGCCGGAACTGGCGATGACCTTCAGGGAGTCCGCGTGA
- the pxpB gene encoding 5-oxoprolinase subunit PxpB, whose translation MNGFPRFIAVGELALLVEFGDRIDNQLNARVLALAAALNGTTGVSEIIPTYRSLTVVFDPLTVTCIELCERVTLLLNQLPATHSARRRWRVPVCYGGEYGEDLPALAQGHGLSPEQVIDIHSSARYRVYMVGFMPGFAYLGGLPEMLHTPRRSSPRAMTPASSINIGGQQTAISSVAGPSGWHLIGRTPWRSFDPLRQRPFLFQAGDEVGFMPITPAEFARLSDKCRAADWYPEPEVA comes from the coding sequence GTGAACGGTTTTCCACGTTTTATCGCGGTGGGCGAACTGGCCCTATTAGTTGAATTCGGCGACCGTATCGACAACCAGCTGAATGCCCGGGTACTGGCGCTGGCGGCAGCGTTGAACGGTACGACCGGCGTGAGCGAAATTATTCCCACCTATCGCTCCCTGACCGTGGTGTTTGACCCATTAACGGTGACCTGTATTGAGCTTTGTGAACGCGTGACGCTTCTGCTTAATCAGCTTCCTGCCACACATTCAGCGCGTCGCCGCTGGCGCGTGCCGGTGTGCTATGGCGGCGAGTATGGTGAAGATTTGCCTGCGCTGGCGCAGGGACATGGGCTCAGCCCGGAGCAGGTGATTGATATACACAGCAGCGCGCGCTATCGGGTTTATATGGTGGGCTTTATGCCGGGATTTGCCTATCTCGGTGGTCTGCCTGAAATGCTGCATACCCCGCGTCGTTCATCGCCGCGAGCGATGACGCCGGCGTCCAGTATCAATATCGGCGGCCAGCAGACGGCAATCAGCTCGGTAGCAGGCCCCAGCGGTTGGCACCTTATTGGCCGGACACCCTGGCGTTCATTTGATCCGCTGCGGCAAAGACCATTTTTGTTTCAGGCCGGGGATGAAGTTGGCTTTATGCCCATTACTCCGGCGGAATTCGCCCGTCTGAGCGACAAGTGCCGAGCAGCGGATTGGTACCCTGAGCCGGAGGTAGCGTGA
- a CDS encoding 5-oxoprolinase subunit C family protein, translating into MRWLEVISPGLLTTVQDEGRRGFAHLGVPASGPMDMIAFRLANAVVGNGPECAALELTALGGRYRVMGGECILCLGGAVDAQADGRVLEPWVGHRLAEGSELVVGRIQRGLRAYLALAGGIDVEPILGSRATLTRASLGGLNGRAVAKGDRLPLAEKTVVGRRRCLHAYLTSLYSSGPLSVVMGPQQEAFTEASLLTFLHGRYRVSAHADRMGYRMVGPALAHLYGADMVSDAVVPGSIQVPGNGQPIIALHDRQTTGGYPKIATLIGADLPRVGQLRPGQSVAFRAITVSEGVARWRRLQEGIAACLQHIQSTEVSWL; encoded by the coding sequence ATGCGCTGGCTGGAAGTTATCTCTCCAGGATTATTGACCACCGTGCAGGATGAGGGGCGTCGTGGTTTTGCGCATTTGGGCGTACCGGCATCCGGGCCGATGGACATGATTGCGTTTCGATTAGCGAATGCCGTCGTTGGAAACGGACCGGAATGCGCGGCGCTGGAATTAACCGCGCTTGGTGGGCGATACCGGGTGATGGGTGGCGAATGCATCCTGTGCCTCGGCGGTGCAGTCGACGCACAGGCTGATGGTCGGGTGCTGGAGCCCTGGGTTGGTCATCGGCTGGCGGAGGGCAGCGAACTGGTCGTTGGGCGTATACAGCGCGGGCTGCGCGCCTATCTGGCTTTGGCTGGCGGTATCGATGTGGAGCCTATTTTGGGCAGCCGCGCTACGCTGACCCGGGCGTCGCTTGGTGGTCTGAATGGGCGAGCGGTGGCAAAAGGCGATCGCTTGCCTCTGGCGGAAAAAACCGTTGTCGGACGCCGCCGCTGTTTACACGCGTATCTGACATCGTTGTACAGCAGCGGCCCGCTATCGGTGGTCATGGGGCCGCAGCAGGAGGCTTTTACCGAAGCCTCGCTGCTCACGTTTTTGCATGGGCGCTATCGAGTTAGCGCCCATGCGGACCGGATGGGGTACCGGATGGTGGGCCCGGCGTTGGCGCATTTGTACGGGGCCGATATGGTTTCCGATGCGGTGGTGCCCGGGAGCATTCAGGTTCCTGGTAATGGTCAGCCGATTATTGCGCTGCACGATCGTCAGACCACGGGAGGGTATCCAAAAATTGCCACCTTAATCGGGGCGGATCTGCCGCGCGTTGGGCAACTGCGGCCGGGGCAGAGCGTGGCGTTTCGAGCGATTACCGTATCGGAAGGCGTTGCGCGCTGGCGGCGTTTGCAAGAGGGCATCGCCGCCTGTTTACAGCATATTCAATCAACGGAAGTGAGCTGGCTATGA
- a CDS encoding GntR family transcriptional regulator gives MSETQTDVDNIFLNPGSEDLTETTYRQLLEMIQQGRIPTNMPLQERALAAALGVSRTPLREAFSRLVGGGFATRVGRGQLIVKEPTLREYLEILQLRILLEGEAAFAAASRMPTEQAQSVISVLAAHRQARDFSASENHRIDNLVHQTIAAHCGNAMLESMIFDLRIKARTFDQNGTVARFEPGCQEHIALMERILAGDAPGAREAMVFHLTQARAGIVARFTAI, from the coding sequence ATGAGTGAAACACAGACCGATGTAGACAATATTTTCCTCAATCCAGGTAGCGAGGATCTGACAGAAACAACCTATCGACAGCTACTGGAAATGATCCAGCAGGGACGGATCCCCACCAATATGCCATTGCAGGAACGGGCGCTGGCGGCCGCGCTGGGGGTCTCGCGCACGCCGCTGCGTGAAGCCTTCAGCCGTCTGGTTGGCGGCGGCTTCGCGACGCGGGTCGGTCGTGGGCAGCTCATCGTGAAAGAGCCCACACTCCGTGAATATCTGGAGATTCTGCAACTGCGGATTCTGCTTGAGGGGGAGGCGGCGTTTGCCGCCGCGTCCCGCATGCCGACGGAGCAGGCGCAATCGGTGATTAGCGTGTTGGCTGCCCACCGTCAGGCGCGGGACTTTTCCGCTTCTGAGAATCATCGTATCGATAACCTGGTCCACCAGACGATTGCCGCCCACTGCGGCAACGCCATGCTTGAAAGCATGATTTTTGATTTACGTATTAAAGCGCGCACTTTTGACCAGAACGGCACCGTCGCCCGCTTCGAGCCCGGCTGCCAGGAGCATATCGCGCTAATGGAACGCATTCTCGCCGGTGATGCGCCGGGGGCCAGAGAGGCGATGGTCTTTCATCTGACCCAGGCGCGGGCCGGTATCGTCGCCCGATTTACGGCAATCTGA
- a CDS encoding dihydrodipicolinate synthase family protein — protein MNKLNEQANGVYIISATPFTDSGELDLASADSLTDFYLEKGVSGITILGMMGEAHKLTEEEALSFMQRVLARVNGQVPVVVGVSHASHRHVERLAKTAMDKGAAGVMLAPGPNLATDPQVENYFLSVAQLLGNEVPICLQDFPQSTKVHTSVPVMLRLIEALPQIVMLKHEDLPGMRKLSQLRSQSEAQGLRRISVLVGNGGLFLPQELARGADGAMTGFAWPEMLVQVCQAYAEGNPGRGEDIFDCYLPLLRHEFQYGIGLGLRKEALHRRGAIKSAAVRQPGPTLDRTDLQELSGLMARLERKLADKGLN, from the coding sequence ATGAACAAACTGAACGAACAAGCCAATGGGGTTTACATTATTTCCGCGACGCCGTTTACCGACAGCGGCGAGCTGGATTTAGCCAGCGCGGATAGCCTGACCGATTTCTATCTCGAAAAAGGCGTCAGTGGGATCACTATTCTCGGCATGATGGGCGAGGCGCATAAGCTTACCGAAGAAGAAGCGTTGAGCTTTATGCAGCGGGTGCTGGCGCGGGTGAACGGGCAAGTGCCGGTGGTGGTTGGCGTCAGCCATGCTTCCCACCGTCATGTGGAGCGTCTGGCGAAAACGGCGATGGATAAAGGCGCTGCCGGGGTCATGCTGGCGCCGGGTCCGAATCTGGCAACCGACCCGCAGGTGGAAAACTATTTTCTTAGCGTTGCGCAGCTGCTGGGCAACGAGGTGCCCATTTGCCTGCAGGACTTCCCGCAATCGACCAAAGTTCATACCTCTGTTCCGGTGATGTTGCGGCTGATCGAAGCGCTGCCGCAAATCGTGATGCTTAAGCATGAGGATCTACCGGGAATGCGCAAACTTAGTCAGCTGCGCAGTCAGAGCGAGGCGCAGGGGCTGCGCCGCATCAGCGTGCTGGTGGGTAACGGCGGGCTCTTTTTGCCGCAGGAGCTGGCGCGCGGAGCCGACGGGGCGATGACCGGCTTTGCCTGGCCGGAAATGCTAGTGCAGGTGTGCCAGGCCTATGCCGAGGGTAATCCGGGACGCGGTGAGGATATTTTCGATTGCTACCTGCCGCTGCTGCGCCATGAGTTTCAGTACGGCATTGGGCTGGGGCTGCGCAAAGAGGCGCTACACCGGCGCGGGGCGATAAAAAGTGCAGCTGTCCGCCAGCCGGGGCCGACTCTTGACCGTACCGATCTCCAGGAACTGAGCGGGCTGATGGCTCGCCTGGAACGCAAACTTGCCGACAAGGGGCTGAACTGA
- a CDS encoding SDR family oxidoreductase, producing the protein MDFMISGKTALVCGAGSGLGRAMAQALAAEGVKVAVTGRNEEKLAETVALITQAGGEARAWRLDLTTPQTFDTVLDEIRRRFGAITILVNNSGGPAPSTASGVDAEVWQQQFSAMVSSLIQLTDKVLPDMRAEGWGRIITSTSSGVVAPIARLGVSNTLRMALVGWSKTLAAEVAASGITANVLVPGRIATERVGQLDAARAGREGISVETVRSSSQQTIPVGRYGRPDEYGAAAAFLASQQASFITGSVLRVDGGMIPSL; encoded by the coding sequence ATGGATTTTATGATTAGCGGAAAAACGGCGCTGGTTTGCGGAGCGGGAAGCGGTTTAGGGCGCGCGATGGCCCAGGCGCTGGCCGCTGAAGGCGTAAAGGTTGCGGTAACCGGACGCAATGAAGAAAAGCTGGCGGAAACGGTGGCGCTGATTACTCAGGCCGGAGGGGAAGCCCGGGCCTGGCGGCTGGATCTGACAACTCCTCAGACCTTCGATACGGTCCTTGACGAGATCCGTCGACGCTTCGGTGCGATAACCATTCTGGTAAATAACTCGGGCGGTCCCGCGCCTTCCACCGCTTCTGGCGTTGACGCGGAGGTCTGGCAGCAGCAGTTTAGCGCCATGGTCAGCTCGCTCATTCAGTTAACCGATAAGGTGCTTCCCGATATGCGTGCGGAGGGCTGGGGGCGCATCATTACCAGCACCTCTTCCGGCGTAGTCGCGCCGATTGCCAGGTTAGGGGTATCAAATACCCTGCGCATGGCGCTGGTGGGATGGTCGAAAACGCTGGCTGCGGAGGTTGCCGCCAGCGGAATTACGGCGAACGTGTTGGTGCCGGGACGCATTGCCACCGAGCGCGTTGGTCAGCTTGACGCCGCGCGCGCCGGGCGTGAAGGGATCAGCGTTGAGACGGTGCGCAGCAGCAGCCAGCAGACCATCCCGGTCGGGCGCTACGGTCGCCCGGATGAATATGGCGCGGCGGCGGCGTTCCTCGCCAGCCAGCAGGCGTCGTTTATCACCGGCAGCGTGCTGCGGGTTGATGGCGGCATGATCCCCTCTCTTTAA
- a CDS encoding N-acyl-D-amino-acid deacylase family protein — MNEAIRSPTLVIRNVLLFDGGGEPPIPADVAITGEFITTIGAPGSLAGGHIVEAHGLALAPGFIDVHTHDDRALLMPGMMTAKLSQGVTTVMTGNCGLSLAPARMVNVPAPLDLIATPEWLRFPHFADYLAELVSSGIAVNAACMVGHTTLRASVMGDSLDRRASEEECCRMRELLEASLAAGAFGFSTGTFYPPARAATIDEIVAVAEPLARYGAFYATHMRNEAEAVLDSLDETYEIGRRLGVRVLISHHKLAGVKNHGRSRETLASIQAARARQPVSLDCYPYNASSTTLNPDFIARAARVLVSWSTPYPQHAGRLLAEIAVEWGISDEAAAQRLMPAGAIYFMMDEDDVQRILAFPPTMIGSDGMPHDEHPHPRLWSTFPRVLGHYSRELGLFPLHTAINKMSGLPAAELGIDRRGRIAAGYYADMVLFNPQTVQDSATFAQPRTRADGIEKVWVNGQLAWDDGEIRHQTAGRVIRR, encoded by the coding sequence ATGAATGAGGCTATACGTAGTCCGACCCTGGTGATTCGTAACGTGCTGCTGTTTGATGGCGGCGGTGAGCCGCCGATACCCGCGGATGTGGCGATTACTGGCGAATTTATTACGACCATCGGCGCACCGGGTTCGCTGGCCGGGGGACATATCGTTGAGGCGCACGGCCTGGCGCTGGCGCCGGGGTTTATTGATGTTCATACCCATGACGACCGGGCGCTGTTAATGCCGGGGATGATGACCGCAAAATTGTCCCAGGGCGTGACGACGGTGATGACCGGCAACTGTGGTCTGAGCCTGGCGCCGGCGCGAATGGTGAACGTTCCCGCACCGCTGGATCTGATAGCGACTCCCGAATGGTTACGCTTTCCCCATTTTGCCGACTATCTGGCGGAGCTGGTCAGTAGCGGTATTGCCGTCAACGCCGCCTGCATGGTAGGGCATACTACGCTTCGCGCCAGCGTGATGGGGGATTCTCTGGATCGTCGCGCCAGCGAAGAGGAGTGTTGCCGGATGCGGGAACTGCTTGAAGCATCTCTTGCCGCCGGTGCGTTTGGTTTCTCGACCGGGACTTTTTATCCGCCGGCGCGGGCTGCCACTATCGATGAGATTGTCGCGGTGGCTGAACCCTTGGCGCGCTATGGGGCGTTCTACGCGACCCATATGCGTAACGAGGCTGAAGCGGTGCTGGACTCGCTTGATGAAACCTATGAGATTGGCCGTCGGTTGGGGGTAAGGGTACTGATCTCTCACCATAAATTAGCCGGGGTGAAAAACCATGGTCGTTCGCGGGAAACGCTGGCCAGTATTCAGGCCGCCCGCGCTCGCCAGCCGGTATCGCTGGATTGTTACCCCTATAACGCCTCATCCACGACCTTAAATCCGGACTTTATCGCCAGAGCGGCCAGGGTGCTGGTGAGCTGGTCGACGCCGTATCCCCAGCATGCCGGACGGCTGCTGGCTGAGATTGCGGTCGAATGGGGCATTAGCGATGAAGCGGCCGCGCAGCGGCTGATGCCCGCCGGAGCTATCTATTTCATGATGGATGAGGATGATGTCCAGCGTATTCTGGCTTTCCCGCCAACGATGATTGGTTCTGACGGCATGCCGCACGATGAGCATCCGCACCCGCGCTTATGGAGTACTTTCCCCCGCGTACTGGGTCATTACAGTCGCGAACTGGGGCTGTTCCCGCTGCACACGGCGATTAATAAGATGAGCGGCCTTCCCGCTGCTGAACTGGGTATTGACCGTCGCGGGCGGATTGCCGCCGGGTATTATGCCGATATGGTGCTTTTTAACCCACAGACGGTGCAGGACAGCGCCACTTTTGCGCAACCACGTACCAGGGCTGATGGTATTGAGAAGGTGTGGGTCAATGGCCAGCTGGCCTGGGATGACGGTGAAATCCGCCATCAGACGGCGGGGCGGGTTATTCGACGCTAA
- a CDS encoding proline iminopeptidase-family hydrolase has product MYTISEGYAPFREYQTWFRICGDTHSGLTPLVIAHGGPGCTHDYVDAFRDIALGGRAVIHYDQLGNGRSTHLPQHPADFWQPALFLDELDNLLRYLDIADNYALLGQSWGGMLGAEHAVTQPTGLKALIIANSPASMALWLQGAAELRAQLPADVQQTLLEHEAAGTLDSAEYKAASAVFYQRHVCRLDPWPPEVRRTFDAMDADPTVYHAMNGPTEFHVIGSMKEWTIIDRLARIQIPVLLISGRYDEATPEVVQPFMDHIPGAQWTIFESSSHMPHVEERELCMKTVSDFLSRVLSST; this is encoded by the coding sequence ATGTACACCATTAGCGAAGGCTACGCCCCGTTTCGGGAATACCAAACCTGGTTTCGTATTTGCGGCGATACCCATAGTGGACTGACGCCGCTGGTCATTGCCCACGGCGGGCCGGGATGTACGCACGATTATGTCGATGCGTTCCGTGATATCGCCCTCGGCGGGCGAGCGGTGATCCACTATGATCAGCTTGGCAACGGCCGTTCAACTCATCTGCCGCAGCATCCTGCCGATTTCTGGCAACCAGCGCTGTTCCTCGACGAACTGGATAACCTGCTGCGATATCTCGATATTGCCGATAATTACGCCCTGCTCGGTCAATCGTGGGGCGGCATGCTAGGCGCGGAACACGCCGTGACGCAACCAACGGGCTTGAAAGCGCTGATTATCGCCAACTCTCCGGCCTCAATGGCGCTGTGGCTACAGGGCGCAGCAGAACTCCGGGCGCAGCTCCCTGCCGACGTCCAGCAGACGCTGCTCGAACATGAGGCTGCGGGTACCCTGGACAGTGCAGAATATAAGGCAGCAAGTGCAGTATTTTATCAACGCCACGTCTGTCGGCTTGATCCCTGGCCGCCGGAAGTACGGCGCACCTTTGATGCGATGGATGCCGACCCAACGGTGTATCACGCGATGAATGGCCCCACCGAATTCCACGTCATCGGCAGTATGAAAGAGTGGACAATTATCGACCGCCTCGCGCGAATTCAGATTCCGGTGCTGCTGATTTCCGGGCGCTACGATGAAGCCACACCGGAAGTGGTACAGCCCTTTATGGACCACATCCCTGGCGCGCAGTGGACCATTTTTGAATCCTCAAGCCATATGCCGCATGTGGAAGAGCGCGAGCTATGCATGAAGACGGTGAGCGATTTTTTAAGCCGCGTGCTCTCCTCAACATAA
- a CDS encoding helix-turn-helix transcriptional regulator gives MRLEFERPGSTQAASLDDAFIGLFQHTRTLGFDAVIYDYTPVPRSLEGELITPSLLKTCNVPEDMRQLWCERGYYQVDPVQHCALESCAPFVWSYQRPDSSMLRGRLDDHAIAVTDYMREHNMPCGATVPLHLPNGGFVTLTGIHTGQRQEREIGATLAQLMLIAHQFQESAFPLFDSTVLTCRHVKLSNRERECLAWSAEGLTAKEIARKLHRSVATVTLHLNTAARKLGASNRVQAVVRALHYRLLDS, from the coding sequence ATGCGACTGGAGTTTGAACGCCCCGGCAGCACCCAGGCAGCCAGCCTGGATGACGCATTCATAGGGCTTTTCCAACACACCCGGACGCTGGGATTTGACGCGGTCATTTACGACTACACGCCGGTCCCGCGTTCGCTGGAGGGAGAGCTGATTACGCCATCGCTGCTGAAAACGTGCAATGTGCCGGAGGATATGCGCCAGCTATGGTGCGAGCGAGGATATTACCAGGTTGATCCAGTACAGCACTGTGCGCTGGAGAGCTGCGCGCCCTTTGTCTGGTCCTATCAACGACCAGACAGTAGCATGCTGCGCGGCAGGCTGGACGATCATGCTATCGCCGTCACCGACTATATGCGTGAACACAATATGCCCTGCGGAGCAACGGTTCCCCTGCATCTCCCCAACGGCGGATTCGTGACCCTCACCGGCATCCATACCGGCCAGCGTCAGGAACGGGAAATCGGCGCGACCCTGGCGCAGCTGATGCTGATAGCCCACCAGTTCCAGGAGTCGGCCTTTCCGCTATTCGACAGCACCGTGCTGACCTGTCGCCACGTGAAGCTAAGCAATCGTGAGCGCGAATGTCTGGCGTGGTCTGCTGAAGGGCTCACCGCCAAAGAGATCGCCCGCAAACTGCATCGCTCGGTAGCAACGGTGACGTTGCACCTGAATACCGCAGCCAGAAAACTCGGCGCCAGCAATCGCGTACAGGCGGTGGTTCGCGCCCTGCATTACCGTCTGCTCGACAGCTAA